A stretch of Candidatus Omnitrophota bacterium DNA encodes these proteins:
- a CDS encoding bifunctional UDP-sugar hydrolase/5'-nucleotidase — MLVLSTMKRLALLLLFFFFPTLTFAEIIPLTILHTNDFHSYLLPDKEGKGGADVIAAYLRQERSKPQNLLILNAGDMVSGTAVSAMYKGEPIFHVLNRWSLDAAVFGNHEFDYGILAIQRFRDIAHFPLICANAFTMAENGQMRLLADAECEIFDRGGLRIAIIGVAPEWTVAMTTKDASQDVRFVDSIAALKRLVPQFKGKVDLLVALTHVGVGHDRKIANEIPAIDLIIGGHSHTVLEKEERVNGVPIVQAGSKGLYIGRVELTVDTDKNQIADFSYCLLPVNRQLAQPDPETERLVKEWEDKVAELVDHPLGETQVPLSKMQMIYIAQDAFLEACGADYAHQNPGGTRGGLGQGAFSYREIWNIFPFDNTLTVAQVPGREIPSDFYGKAPIDPNRNYRIVTNSFVRDQWDRIHPELKHWQWEDTGFSLRDSVFRYIEKRKTIAPAQMKR, encoded by the coding sequence ATGCTCGTCCTCTCAACGATGAAACGACTCGCTCTTCTCCTTCTCTTCTTTTTCTTCCCGACGTTGACCTTTGCAGAAATCATTCCTTTGACGATCCTGCATACCAACGATTTTCATTCCTACTTACTGCCCGACAAGGAAGGCAAAGGGGGAGCTGACGTCATCGCCGCCTATCTTCGACAGGAACGTTCGAAGCCGCAAAATCTTCTGATTCTGAATGCGGGAGACATGGTCAGCGGAACGGCGGTTTCCGCCATGTATAAAGGCGAACCGATTTTCCATGTCTTAAACCGTTGGTCGCTGGACGCCGCCGTATTTGGCAATCACGAGTTCGATTATGGGATTCTCGCAATTCAACGCTTTCGGGATATCGCCCATTTCCCCCTTATCTGCGCCAATGCTTTCACGATGGCGGAAAACGGCCAGATGCGTCTCTTGGCGGACGCCGAGTGCGAGATATTCGACCGGGGAGGGCTTCGCATCGCCATTATTGGAGTTGCGCCGGAATGGACGGTAGCCATGACCACGAAGGATGCCTCTCAGGATGTCCGATTCGTGGACTCCATCGCCGCCTTGAAGCGTCTCGTTCCCCAGTTCAAGGGAAAAGTCGATCTCCTCGTCGCCCTTACCCATGTCGGCGTAGGCCATGACCGCAAAATCGCCAACGAAATTCCAGCCATCGATCTCATCATTGGTGGACATAGCCATACTGTTTTAGAGAAAGAGGAGAGAGTCAACGGCGTTCCCATCGTCCAGGCGGGCAGTAAAGGCCTTTACATCGGCCGCGTCGAATTGACCGTGGATACGGACAAAAACCAGATCGCAGATTTTTCCTACTGCCTGCTTCCCGTCAACCGCCAACTGGCGCAGCCCGATCCGGAAACGGAACGCCTGGTTAAAGAATGGGAAGATAAAGTCGCGGAGCTCGTGGACCATCCCCTAGGCGAAACCCAAGTACCCCTATCGAAAATGCAGATGATTTATATCGCCCAGGACGCTTTTTTGGAGGCTTGCGGCGCCGACTACGCCCACCAAAATCCTGGAGGAACGCGCGGAGGATTAGGCCAAGGCGCTTTTTCCTATCGCGAAATCTGGAACATCTTTCCCTTCGACAATACCTTAACCGTCGCCCAGGTTCCGGGACGTGAAATCCCATCCGATTTTTACGGCAAAGCGCCTATCGATCCCAATCGGAATTATCGCATAGTCACCAACAGTTTTGTGCGCGACCAATGGGATAGGATCCATCCCGAATTGAAGCATTGGCAATGGGAGGATACGGGTTTTTCGTTGCGGGACTCCGTCTTTCGTTATATCGAAAAAAGAAAAACCATCGCCCCGGCGCAAATGAAGCGATAA
- a CDS encoding chemotaxis protein CheW, giving the protein MSDEKQKEVQAQQYVCFVVHGEEYGVPILCVQEIIRYETLTRVPQSPPFIDGVLNLRGQVIPVMNLRKKFSLPPRELDKSTRIIVVEVKKRVVGIVVDEVSEVLQINAESIDPPPPMGAQINTNFIQGMGKLDEHLVILLDIDKVLSSDEVTMMESAIA; this is encoded by the coding sequence ATGTCGGACGAAAAGCAAAAAGAAGTTCAAGCGCAGCAATACGTTTGTTTCGTCGTGCATGGAGAGGAATACGGCGTGCCTATTTTATGCGTTCAAGAGATTATTCGTTATGAGACGCTGACCCGCGTGCCCCAAAGCCCTCCTTTCATCGATGGCGTATTGAACTTGCGCGGCCAGGTTATCCCCGTTATGAATCTGCGCAAAAAATTCTCGCTGCCCCCGCGCGAACTGGATAAATCGACGCGCATAATCGTCGTCGAGGTGAAAAAGAGGGTAGTAGGAATCGTCGTCGACGAGGTATCCGAAGTATTGCAAATCAATGCGGAATCGATCGATCCGCCGCCGCCGATGGGCGCCCAAATCAACACGAATTTCATTCAGGGAATGGGGAAATTGGACGAACACCTCGTTATTCTTTTGGATATTGACAAAGTTCTTTCCTCGGATGAAGTGACCATGATGGAAAGCGCTATAGCATGA
- a CDS encoding Gfo/Idh/MocA family oxidoreductase gives MATVRFSRRRFIQTASAGASAFALSAPGKALGANDKITLGIIGSGGRGRRLLQAITNIPDFQVAAVCDLVPERMDQAAAICEQYQPPVRKYLDFRVMFEKEKLDACLVATEEGNHAKCAIPVMEAGIHCFCEKPMDISVENVDRVTRAARKAKTVYQIGFQRHYIPTFQSCMKHIHEGGIGKVTFLQGMWHWAYGVGGRYLDMDIAGSWFLAQACHHADAMMWAMNGQKPLHCCAMAINSEKHENPPAHCAEDHSAIVYQFPGDVVFSYTHLMNCCEEFTGEKLWVYGEKAGINLPEGMKYPRPGQGEPVKLGEKVTDWDNGTYEELEAFARHIRNNETPLSNVETGRLSTLMGIMGGMAMYNRKKSKLESTMVTWKDLGTTT, from the coding sequence ATGGCCACAGTACGATTTTCACGTAGAAGATTCATCCAGACCGCCAGCGCGGGAGCCTCCGCGTTCGCTCTAAGCGCGCCGGGGAAAGCGCTGGGCGCCAACGATAAAATAACGCTGGGCATTATCGGGTCGGGGGGACGGGGACGGCGGCTGCTGCAAGCGATAACCAATATCCCCGATTTCCAGGTGGCGGCGGTTTGCGACCTGGTTCCCGAACGCATGGATCAGGCGGCGGCGATTTGCGAGCAGTACCAACCTCCAGTTCGGAAATATCTCGATTTCCGCGTCATGTTCGAAAAAGAGAAGCTGGACGCCTGCCTGGTGGCGACGGAGGAAGGCAATCACGCCAAATGCGCCATTCCCGTGATGGAAGCCGGGATTCATTGTTTTTGCGAAAAGCCGATGGATATCAGCGTGGAGAACGTCGACCGCGTAACCCGCGCCGCCCGCAAAGCGAAAACCGTTTATCAAATCGGATTCCAACGCCATTACATTCCCACCTTCCAGTCTTGCATGAAACATATCCATGAAGGCGGCATCGGGAAAGTAACGTTCCTGCAAGGAATGTGGCATTGGGCTTATGGCGTCGGCGGGCGTTATTTGGATATGGATATCGCGGGATCGTGGTTTTTGGCGCAAGCATGCCACCATGCCGACGCCATGATGTGGGCTATGAACGGCCAGAAGCCGCTCCACTGCTGCGCCATGGCGATCAATTCGGAGAAGCATGAAAATCCGCCCGCGCATTGCGCCGAAGATCATTCCGCCATCGTTTATCAATTTCCGGGCGACGTCGTCTTTTCCTATACTCACCTGATGAACTGTTGCGAAGAATTTACTGGCGAGAAGCTATGGGTTTATGGCGAAAAGGCTGGAATCAACCTGCCGGAAGGAATGAAATATCCGCGCCCCGGCCAGGGGGAACCGGTGAAACTGGGCGAGAAAGTTACGGATTGGGACAATGGAACCTATGAAGAATTGGAAGCCTTCGCCCGCCATATCCGCAACAACGAAACGCCCCTCAGCAACGTAGAAACCGGTCGCCTTTCGACTCTGATGGGCATTATGGGCGGCATGGCGATGTATAACCGCAAAAAAAGCAAACTCGAATCCACGATGGTAACATGGAAAGATTTGGGAACGACGACGTGA
- a CDS encoding Gfo/Idh/MocA family oxidoreductase → MKAKNLVHRRNFMRTAGAAALTAGAYNRVSGANDRVILGQIGTGGRGQTHLKILTHVEGVTMGAVCDLRDDRLEQAMNICQEFKPEPKPYKDFRQMLEKEKLDGVIVATEVGNHAKCVIPVLEAGLHCFSEKPMDCTVEKVDQIVKAARKAKGIYQIGFQRRYAPGFQAAVKAVHDGIVGDITFLQGQWQWTWSVGGWVGDVDMSGGELVEQACHHMDVMQWVMKGQHPIQCAAMGNITRETQTPPEHNSEDHSAVMYEFPGGVIYSYTHVFYSCEEFTGEKLWVYGQKGGVDLVQSVKYPRPNMGEKKQLGEPAPSWEYGTPNELEAFLHHIRHNEKPLSNEETGRISTLISLMGRQAMYKRKTKTFEPTIVTWNELGSTT, encoded by the coding sequence ATGAAGGCGAAGAATTTAGTTCATCGAAGAAATTTTATGCGGACGGCGGGCGCAGCGGCGTTGACCGCGGGCGCATACAACCGCGTTTCTGGCGCTAACGACAGGGTGATTCTGGGCCAGATCGGCACAGGAGGGCGCGGGCAAACTCATTTGAAAATATTGACTCACGTTGAGGGCGTTACAATGGGAGCCGTTTGCGATCTGAGAGACGACCGGCTCGAACAGGCTATGAATATCTGCCAGGAATTTAAGCCGGAACCTAAACCTTATAAGGATTTCCGCCAAATGCTGGAGAAAGAGAAACTCGATGGCGTCATCGTCGCCACCGAAGTCGGCAATCACGCCAAGTGCGTCATCCCCGTTTTAGAAGCGGGTCTTCACTGCTTCAGCGAAAAGCCGATGGATTGCACGGTGGAAAAAGTCGACCAGATTGTCAAAGCGGCGAGAAAAGCGAAAGGCATCTACCAGATCGGTTTTCAACGCCGCTACGCGCCGGGATTCCAAGCCGCCGTCAAGGCGGTGCATGACGGAATCGTCGGCGACATCACCTTCCTGCAAGGCCAATGGCAGTGGACATGGTCCGTCGGCGGATGGGTTGGCGACGTGGATATGTCCGGCGGCGAGTTGGTAGAACAAGCCTGCCATCACATGGACGTCATGCAATGGGTTATGAAAGGCCAACACCCGATTCAATGCGCGGCGATGGGCAATATCACCCGCGAGACGCAGACTCCGCCCGAACATAATTCCGAAGATCACTCCGCCGTCATGTACGAATTTCCCGGCGGCGTTATTTACTCGTATACTCACGTTTTCTACTCCTGCGAGGAATTCACCGGCGAGAAGCTTTGGGTTTATGGCCAAAAGGGAGGGGTAGACCTAGTGCAGAGCGTCAAGTATCCGCGTCCGAATATGGGCGAGAAAAAGCAGTTGGGTGAACCTGCTCCCAGTTGGGAATACGGCACGCCCAACGAATTGGAAGCGTTCCTCCATCATATCCGCCACAACGAAAAACCGCTCAGCAACGAGGAGACGGGACGTATTTCGACGTTGATATCACTCATGGGGCGTCAGGCTATGTATAAGCGCAAAACCAAGACCTTCGAACCGACGATCGTTACTTGGAATGAACTAGGTTCGACGACGTGA
- a CDS encoding P-II family nitrogen regulator, with the protein MIKIEAIIRPHKLDDLRVALEELGVTGMTVSEVRGFGRQKGHHELYRGREYTVAFQPKIKVEIAVKKDLTEKIVDAIRQTVATGQVGDGKIFIYNIVDAVRIRTGERAEEAL; encoded by the coding sequence ATGATTAAAATCGAAGCGATCATTCGTCCTCATAAATTAGACGACCTCAGAGTCGCCTTGGAAGAACTTGGAGTTACGGGAATGACGGTGAGCGAAGTCCGGGGATTCGGAAGGCAAAAAGGCCATCACGAACTCTATCGCGGCCGAGAATATACCGTAGCTTTTCAACCTAAAATCAAAGTGGAAATCGCCGTCAAAAAAGACCTGACGGAAAAAATCGTAGATGCGATTCGCCAGACTGTCGCTACGGGCCAGGTCGGCGACGGCAAAATCTTCATTTACAACATCGTGGACGCCGTGCGCATTCGCACCGGCGAAAGGGCGGAAGAAGCCTTATAG
- a CDS encoding glycosyltransferase family 39 protein produces the protein MNPNGEDQRKPPRFTLYKLWFYVLAYIALNAFSQFLTSPTAELDQSEQLVLSQSLQLGYASHPPLYTWIAFGVFIFTGPSLLALLVVKILILSSLMGLLIAVGREFEFSERQHLIAIIGVIFIPQFIWESQRDLTHSSLATMFAAAALLQTARLSRNPSVRNYALLGLIAGFGVLSKYNFLIYCLGLLLAAAFTPQYRKAVFRLPLLLSIAITVAMAIPHAVWASSHIAAAASSLHKIESISGKPLLGIGKTFAAVLVFLTPFWLAAVFLAGRKILLPVAQAGYRLFLSRLFLVMLGVILLFVLLSGAQKIKDRWFQPLLFFTPLLLALYSAPSPKRLRQFYGIGIVCALLISVALPMRTILAGYTERTNRLNIPFKASAAKLSQSIGSPAVIFAENRLLGGNMRLAFPSAAVITPDEPAPARIPSGKWVILCETINGQNQEFREWLKKQAHIDLKDLSFDSITQTYYYSQDRKYSLYWSAMNQP, from the coding sequence ATGAATCCGAACGGTGAAGACCAGCGAAAACCGCCTCGATTTACGCTTTACAAGTTATGGTTTTATGTTCTTGCTTACATTGCCCTCAATGCTTTCTCCCAGTTCTTGACATCCCCCACGGCGGAATTGGATCAATCCGAGCAATTAGTGTTAAGCCAATCGTTGCAGTTAGGCTACGCGAGCCACCCACCGTTATACACTTGGATCGCGTTCGGCGTTTTTATTTTTACCGGTCCCAGTTTGTTGGCTCTCCTTGTCGTAAAAATTCTTATCCTCAGTTCGCTGATGGGGCTATTGATCGCTGTAGGCAGAGAATTCGAATTTTCGGAGCGGCAGCATCTTATCGCCATAATCGGAGTAATCTTTATTCCCCAGTTCATCTGGGAATCGCAACGGGATTTAACGCATTCCTCCTTAGCCACGATGTTCGCCGCCGCCGCTCTGCTGCAGACGGCGCGGTTGAGCCGCAATCCATCGGTGCGCAACTATGCGCTGCTTGGCCTAATCGCCGGTTTCGGCGTGCTTAGCAAATACAACTTCTTGATCTATTGCCTCGGATTGTTGTTGGCCGCCGCCTTTACGCCGCAGTACAGAAAGGCCGTTTTCCGGCTTCCTCTCCTCCTCAGTATCGCGATAACCGTTGCGATGGCAATCCCTCATGCTGTTTGGGCATCGAGCCATATCGCAGCCGCCGCAAGCAGTCTGCACAAAATCGAATCGATATCGGGCAAGCCCTTGTTGGGGATAGGCAAAACGTTCGCTGCGGTTTTGGTTTTTCTCACTCCATTTTGGTTAGCGGCTGTTTTCTTGGCGGGACGAAAAATCCTTCTGCCGGTTGCGCAAGCGGGCTATCGGCTTTTTCTATCGCGTTTGTTCCTCGTCATGCTAGGCGTCATTCTTCTTTTTGTACTCCTCAGCGGGGCGCAAAAAATCAAGGATCGCTGGTTTCAGCCCCTGCTTTTTTTTACGCCATTGCTTCTCGCTCTCTACTCGGCGCCATCTCCGAAAAGGCTCCGCCAATTCTATGGCATCGGAATCGTTTGCGCTTTGCTGATATCCGTCGCGCTGCCCATGCGGACGATCCTTGCCGGTTATACGGAGCGGACTAACCGGCTGAATATTCCTTTCAAGGCGTCGGCGGCGAAACTGAGCCAATCGATCGGAAGCCCAGCAGTCATCTTTGCGGAGAACAGGTTGTTGGGCGGCAATATGAGACTCGCCTTTCCCAGCGCCGCCGTAATTACGCCGGACGAGCCGGCGCCGGCTCGAATACCAAGCGGAAAATGGGTTATTCTTTGCGAGACTATCAATGGCCAAAACCAGGAATTCCGTGAATGGTTGAAAAAACAGGCCCATATCGATTTGAAGGATTTATCATTCGATAGCATTACGCAAACTTACTATTATTCCCAAGACCGCAAATACAGCCTTTACTGGTCGGCGATGAACCAGCCATGA
- a CDS encoding type II toxin-antitoxin system VapC family toxin yields the protein MPRVYLDSCIVIYLVERAQEAESFVFQPDVRIYVSDLTRLECRVFPIRHQNLRLLERYDAFFDLPEVALLALNTEIFALAAQLRAEHRIKTPDAIHLAAAIQYGCEEFWTNDNRLAVSANGRIKVVVPFA from the coding sequence ATGCCTCGCGTCTATTTGGATAGTTGCATCGTTATTTACTTGGTGGAGAGAGCGCAAGAGGCGGAATCTTTCGTTTTCCAACCAGATGTACGGATATACGTGTCCGATTTAACCCGCTTGGAATGCCGCGTTTTTCCCATTCGCCACCAAAACCTGCGATTGTTGGAGCGATACGATGCTTTTTTCGATCTTCCGGAGGTTGCGCTTCTCGCTTTAAATACGGAAATATTCGCTCTAGCTGCGCAATTGCGGGCGGAACATCGAATAAAAACACCAGACGCAATTCATCTGGCCGCCGCAATCCAATACGGTTGCGAGGAGTTTTGGACGAACGATAATCGATTAGCCGTTAGCGCCAATGGACGGATCAAAGTCGTTGTTCCTTTTGCTTGA
- a CDS encoding sigma-54 dependent transcriptional regulator, whose translation MINENLEQSILNDERRKPISILVVDDDPVVRDILQKILLLYGYFTVAACDAASAIKEASRQLFDIALLDDQLPDLNGVLLIGRLKQMNPQMLFIIITGYGTIERAVEAMHAGAWDFLTKPVTSEMLLTKIQRIEEVCSLRREQNYRFKAKQGRFEFPGAVGPSKAMESVYEAILRSADNNLPVLIEGETGCGKEYIAEAIHLNSSRCKKPFIIMDCTATPESLIESILFGSTKGAFTGSVERSGLLKEADGGTLFLDEVGEFAMEIQPKLLRCLETKRFRPIGSTKEIESDFRILCATNRDLKKETSQQKFRQDLYYRISAQKIFAPPLRERASDIPILAQHFLDEIAAQQEREKVTIAPNAMRRMLSFSWPGNIRQLKFAIESAFFNASGGEIDESHIQLEDDRLSPSLSENDILSSSPLEKDFKSFRDAAVLDAERAYIKALLIKTDGDVRKAAEEAGLTRESLYRVLSRCGFSPSEFRE comes from the coding sequence ATGATAAACGAAAATCTCGAACAATCGATTTTAAACGATGAAAGACGAAAGCCCATTTCCATTTTGGTAGTGGACGACGATCCTGTCGTACGCGATATTCTCCAAAAAATCCTGTTGCTCTATGGTTATTTTACCGTAGCGGCTTGCGACGCCGCTTCCGCAATCAAAGAAGCCTCCCGTCAACTTTTCGATATCGCTTTGCTGGACGATCAACTTCCCGATCTGAATGGCGTTCTTCTTATTGGGCGGCTGAAGCAAATGAATCCTCAAATGCTATTCATTATTATTACGGGATATGGAACGATCGAGAGAGCGGTGGAAGCCATGCATGCGGGCGCCTGGGATTTTCTAACAAAACCGGTTACTTCGGAGATGCTTTTAACGAAAATTCAAAGGATCGAAGAGGTCTGCTCTTTGCGGCGCGAACAAAATTATCGGTTTAAGGCCAAACAAGGACGGTTTGAATTTCCGGGAGCCGTCGGCCCTTCAAAAGCGATGGAATCGGTTTACGAAGCCATTTTGCGTTCCGCCGACAACAATTTGCCCGTTTTGATCGAAGGAGAAACGGGATGCGGAAAGGAATATATCGCCGAGGCGATTCACTTAAACAGTAGCCGCTGCAAGAAGCCTTTCATCATTATGGATTGCACGGCGACTCCCGAATCCTTGATCGAATCGATCCTTTTTGGATCGACGAAAGGCGCTTTTACCGGATCGGTGGAACGAAGCGGTTTGTTGAAAGAAGCGGATGGCGGAACGCTCTTTCTCGATGAAGTGGGCGAATTCGCTATGGAAATTCAGCCGAAACTGCTTCGCTGTTTGGAAACCAAGCGCTTTCGTCCTATCGGCAGCACTAAGGAGATTGAAAGCGATTTTCGCATTCTTTGCGCCACCAACCGCGATTTGAAGAAAGAAACCAGCCAGCAAAAATTTCGCCAGGACCTCTATTATCGGATTTCCGCACAAAAAATTTTCGCGCCCCCATTGCGGGAAAGAGCATCCGATATTCCCATATTGGCGCAGCATTTTCTCGATGAAATCGCGGCGCAACAGGAACGGGAGAAGGTAACGATCGCTCCTAATGCCATGCGGCGGATGTTATCTTTTTCATGGCCGGGCAATATACGCCAATTGAAGTTCGCTATCGAATCCGCGTTTTTCAACGCCTCCGGCGGCGAGATCGATGAATCGCATATTCAACTCGAAGACGATCGATTGTCCCCTTCCCTCTCCGAGAACGATATTCTTTCTTCCTCCCCTCTGGAAAAGGATTTTAAATCCTTCCGGGACGCCGCCGTTTTGGATGCGGAGCGCGCTTACATTAAAGCCTTGTTGATCAAAACGGATGGCGACGTGCGAAAAGCGGCGGAAGAAGCGGGATTGACGAGGGAATCCCTCTACCGCGTTTTATCGCGCTGCGGCTTCTCCCCTTCGGAGTTTCGAGAGTAG
- a CDS encoding BrnA antitoxin family protein has translation MPISKKRLEEINAIKDKDIDTEDIPELDERFWKNARLVLPKPKPSISLRIDSDVLEWFKSIGRGYQTRMNAVLRAYMEAHREKHS, from the coding sequence ATGCCTATCTCGAAGAAACGCTTAGAAGAAATTAATGCCATAAAAGATAAAGATATCGATACAGAGGACATTCCTGAATTGGACGAGCGATTCTGGAAGAACGCCCGGCTCGTCTTGCCTAAGCCGAAGCCGTCCATTTCTTTACGGATCGATTCCGACGTTTTGGAATGGTTTAAATCGATTGGACGCGGATACCAAACCCGGATGAACGCCGTATTGCGCGCTTATATGGAAGCCCATCGCGAAAAACACTCCTGA
- a CDS encoding serine hydrolase domain-containing protein produces the protein MKIFRPPLFHSILCLWLLVFGIAGTGQSSEPAGYINLASDLEILRKDFYFPALASAVIMDGKLHAAGVVGVRKEGSGVKAEIDDPFHLGSCGKAMTASLICLLVQEGKLKWETTLAEYFPDLKETMHPDYRKVTLVHLLSHRGGVPGMMDGWDPLTDEQAESLRKIKPYRLQRKRMIEILLSNPPINKPGEEFAYSNPGFALAGAIAETVMDQEWEEMIKDKLFRPLGMKTAGFGAMGTSDKIDAPWQHIVKDGKNIPINPGPDSDNPFFIAPAGMIHCSILDWAKYIQCVLKADRGEPGLLDPKLILPLKEPPFEGDYALGWSITERSWGEGRVITHAGSNGKNFCVVWVAPHKNFAVLAAANRGGDSAPEGCDEVCASMIRKFLIKE, from the coding sequence ATGAAAATCTTTCGTCCGCCTCTGTTTCATTCCATTCTTTGTCTATGGCTATTGGTTTTCGGGATCGCGGGAACCGGTCAATCATCCGAACCAGCTGGCTATATCAATTTGGCTTCCGATCTGGAAATCCTCCGCAAGGATTTCTATTTTCCCGCCTTGGCATCGGCGGTAATCATGGATGGGAAACTCCACGCGGCGGGCGTCGTCGGCGTCCGCAAAGAAGGAAGCGGCGTGAAAGCGGAAATCGACGATCCTTTTCATTTAGGCTCATGTGGGAAAGCGATGACCGCCTCTTTGATATGCCTGCTCGTTCAAGAAGGCAAGCTGAAATGGGAGACCACGCTCGCCGAATATTTTCCCGATCTAAAAGAAACCATGCATCCAGATTATCGCAAAGTGACATTAGTTCATCTCCTTTCCCATCGCGGCGGCGTTCCCGGCATGATGGACGGATGGGATCCTCTGACGGACGAACAAGCGGAATCCCTCAGAAAAATCAAACCCTACCGTCTTCAACGGAAACGGATGATCGAAATCCTTCTCAGCAACCCTCCCATCAATAAGCCGGGCGAAGAATTTGCGTACTCCAACCCCGGTTTTGCGCTGGCGGGCGCCATTGCCGAAACCGTGATGGATCAAGAGTGGGAAGAAATGATAAAAGATAAACTCTTCCGTCCGCTGGGCATGAAAACGGCGGGCTTCGGCGCAATGGGAACAAGTGACAAGATCGACGCGCCTTGGCAACATATCGTAAAAGACGGCAAAAATATCCCCATCAATCCTGGTCCAGACAGCGACAATCCTTTCTTCATAGCGCCGGCAGGCATGATTCATTGCTCCATTCTCGATTGGGCGAAATATATACAATGCGTATTAAAAGCGGATCGTGGAGAACCTGGCCTACTCGATCCCAAACTCATACTGCCTTTAAAAGAACCGCCTTTTGAAGGCGATTACGCTTTAGGCTGGAGCATTACGGAACGGAGTTGGGGCGAAGGCCGAGTCATCACGCACGCCGGCAGCAACGGCAAGAATTTTTGCGTCGTTTGGGTTGCCCCGCATAAGAACTTCGCCGTACTGGCCGCCGCCAACCGCGGCGGCGACAGCGCGCCGGAAGGGTGCGACGAGGTATGCGCATCCATGATCCGCAAATTCTTGATTAAGGAATGA
- a CDS encoding ammonium transporter: MFGKKKISSKIAFVLLIGAALVLAFSPSSFAEEEAPAYVSQENGNLMWMCIAAFLVFFMQAGFAAVECGFTRSKNSINIMMKNLLDCCIGSIVFWAIGFGLMFGTAAWGLIGTDGFGLFKYAMDGEKTNYWTYGFWMFQVVFAATAATIVSGAAAERTKFVAYLIYSAMISAFIYPIFGAWAWGGLFQGGGWLENLGFIDFAGSTVVHSVGGWAALAICISLGPRIGKYDHVGKPQALPGHNIPLAAMGVFILWLGWFGFNPGSTTTQGGDLAVIAVTTHLAACAGAFGALITAWIKFGKPDAGMTLNGVLAGLVGITAPCADVSPLSSIAIGFIAGIIVVIAVIMIENIGIDDPVGAISVHGVCGVWGTLAAGLFAEEKFSGHAGLFFGGGFHPVMVQLIGIISCFLWTFITSFVLFQILKATVGLRVSPEEELEGLDIGEHAGHAYSDFAIQR, from the coding sequence ATGTTTGGAAAAAAGAAAATCAGTTCAAAAATTGCATTCGTTCTTCTGATCGGCGCAGCGTTGGTTCTGGCTTTTTCTCCGTCCAGTTTCGCGGAAGAGGAAGCCCCCGCTTACGTCAGTCAAGAAAATGGAAATTTGATGTGGATGTGCATCGCCGCTTTCCTGGTTTTTTTCATGCAAGCAGGTTTTGCGGCGGTGGAATGCGGTTTCACCCGTTCGAAAAATTCCATCAACATCATGATGAAGAACCTTCTCGATTGCTGCATCGGCTCCATCGTTTTTTGGGCTATCGGATTTGGATTGATGTTTGGAACCGCTGCTTGGGGACTGATCGGAACCGACGGTTTCGGATTGTTTAAATACGCTATGGACGGCGAAAAGACGAACTATTGGACATACGGCTTCTGGATGTTCCAAGTCGTTTTCGCTGCGACGGCCGCTACTATCGTATCCGGCGCCGCCGCCGAGCGCACGAAATTCGTCGCTTATTTGATCTACTCCGCTATGATATCCGCCTTTATTTATCCCATCTTCGGCGCCTGGGCGTGGGGCGGATTGTTTCAGGGAGGCGGATGGTTGGAAAATCTCGGCTTCATCGATTTCGCCGGATCAACGGTAGTTCACTCCGTCGGCGGCTGGGCGGCGCTCGCCATATGCATTTCCCTCGGACCGAGAATCGGAAAATACGATCATGTCGGCAAGCCCCAAGCTCTTCCAGGCCATAACATTCCCTTGGCGGCGATGGGCGTATTCATCCTCTGGCTAGGCTGGTTCGGCTTTAATCCCGGCAGCACCACAACCCAAGGCGGCGATCTAGCCGTAATCGCAGTAACGACGCATCTAGCCGCCTGTGCGGGCGCTTTTGGAGCTTTAATCACCGCCTGGATCAAATTCGGAAAGCCGGATGCAGGCATGACGCTGAACGGCGTTCTCGCCGGACTGGTAGGCATCACGGCGCCATGCGCCGACGTTAGTCCCCTCTCATCGATCGCCATAGGCTTTATTGCCGGTATCATTGTCGTCATCGCCGTTATAATGATCGAAAACATAGGCATCGACGACCCGGTGGGCGCCATCTCCGTTCATGGCGTTTGCGGCGTATGGGGCACGCTGGCGGCGGGATTGTTCGCCGAAGAAAAATTCAGCGGACACGCGGGATTGTTTTTTGGCGGCGGATTTCATCCCGTCATGGTACAGCTGATCGGAATCATCTCTTGCTTTTTATGGACGTTCATCACCAGTTTCGTCTTATTTCAAATTCTAAAAGCAACGGTCGGCTTGCGCGTCTCGCCGGAAGAGGAACTGGAAGGTCTGGATATCGGCGAACACGCAGGACACGCTTACTCCGATTTCGCCATCCAACGGTAA